The sequence ACGTTGTAACAACTACAACGCATAAAACTTTAGCTGGCCCTCGTGGTGGTTTAATCCTTTCTAACGAAGGTGAAGCGCTGTACAAGAAACTGAATTCAGCGGTATTCCCTGGCGGTCAAGGTGGCCCTCTAATGCACGTTATCGCGGGTAAAGCGGTAGCCTTTAAAGAAGCATTAGAGCCAGAATTTAAAGATTACCAAGCTCGCGTTGTTGCTAACGCAAAAGCAATGGTTGCTGAGTTCTTAGCGCGTGGATACAACATTGTATCTGGCTCTACTGAGAACCACTTGTTCCTTGTTGATCTTATTGATAAAGACATCACAGGTAAAGAAGCCGACGCCGCTCTAGGCTCTGCGAACATTACAGTGAACAAAAACTCTGTACCAAATGATCCTCGCAGCCCATTTGTAACATCGGGTATTCGTGTAGGTTCACCTTCAATCACTCGCCGCGGCTTCACTGAAGAAGACGCGAAAAACCTTGCGGGCTGGATGTGTGACATCCTAGACAACCTAGGTGATGAGTCAGTTATTGAAGCAACTAAAGCGAAAGTACTAGAGATTTGTAAGCGTAAACCTGTTTACGCATAACAGACAAAACGATAGTGAAAACGAAAGCGAGCCTTTGACGGTTCGCTTTTTTATTGCGAGCAAAATAACGACTTAGCTTTCTAGGTAGATCATAAACAAGCGCGCATCGAGCTCAAGTTGGTGATAGTTCGGTTCCATATGACAGCACAAAGCGTAAAACGCTTTGTTGTGCTCTTTTTCTTTGAGGTGCGCCAGTTCGTGCACGATCAACATACGCAATAAAGGCTCAGGCGCATTTTTAAATACGCTAGCAATACGAATTTCGTTCTTAGATTTTACTTTACTGCCTTGTACCCGTTGTACATAAGAGTGCAAACCCAGCGCATTGTTGATGAGATGAATTTTGTTGTCATAGATAACTTTACTCAGCGGCGCTGTTTTCTTTAAAAAACGGTTTTTAATCTGCATGGTGTACTCAAACAGGGCTTTTTCATGTTTGATACTATGTTGGGTAGGGTAGCGCTGCTCAAACCATTTTTTGAGATTGCCTGACTCGATTAGTTGGCTAACAGGCGTCACTATATGTTCGGGATAACCTTGAACATATCGAAGTAAAGGGTTCATCGTATTCCAATTAAAAGGCTAGAAGTGCTTTATTTTACCTGATTTTGTTACATGGCAAATAAAAAACGTATCCACTTCATACAAGGTATTGCGCTTTTGTGGTGCTTTAACCGAGTAATTGCGCTCAAAACGCCTTAATGTATAGTCATCAGACTCATTGAGGCGTTGCTTTCTCGGACGGATATTTGTTCTAAGTCCCACTCTTCGGTACAGCTTTCTAACACGTTATTGGATAGAAACGTTTTAGGTGTGCTGCTCTAAACCATTTCGTTCTGATTAGAAAAAGTATCTTGAAAGCTTAAACGTTTGTTAGGTGTTTTTAGCGGTACTCTTGTTTCAATCTAGCCACTCTGTTTATCTTAGATAAGAGCGATACATTACGTTCACTTTGATCATTTTTCTGAGTTTTGTCTTCAATGAACTCGGAAAACTCTTTCACAGCAGGAAATTTATCAATAGCCTTTTGCGTACCAGCCTTAATCAGCTTTGAGCCAGTGGCAAAAAATGGAACCACTAGCCCCATTGCATCTTCTCCTAGATCTAATGCATGCTTAGATACATCTTTACTAGACAAAGCCCTAGAAACTTCAGAGTTATAATGCGAAATGCGCTCACTACGCTCCTCAGTATTGAGGCCATGCAACTCGGAGAATAATGAGTTCATTCCTGAGCGTATAACTGAGCTTGAAATTTCACGTTCAAATTCAGTTACAGGAATATAACTATTGATATCAAAGCTGGAAATAAGATCAATTGTACGATTATTCGACTTCCAAGGTGGAATACCAGTAGAAGAAGTAAGCTCAGGTATACTGTCTATAGTTGCTGATTTATAGAAGTTAAGCATTGCCCCCATAGTTGCAACAAACGGGTGATCGGTATATTTACTATCATTGGTAAAGAAAGGGAAATATGTAGAATCCAAAGCATGCGCCAAATGGATCTGGTCACTACTAGCCATAAATTCAAATGCAATCTTATCATTGCCCATCTCTTTAAAAATACCCGAAATAGGGTTATTTACCCCATAAGAAGCAATTCCTTTCACACCAGCTTGATGAAGAGTCGAAAAACTATTCCTCAATGCAAATTTTGGCCATAACATTAGTTTGGACAATAAAGTTTGGTTTATCCCTGTAAGGGCAGAAAGTTCCTTAATAAACCTAGTAAGGTTTAATTCTGAAGCTGCGTGATTAATTATATATGATTGATTCATAGATACTAAATCGATAGCATTCAATGCAGCTAGTGCTCGCCTACTTACAACCGAACTTGGGCAAGTTTGATATGCCTCATTTAAAAAGCCATAGTCCAACCTAGACTCAGGCTGCGTATTAACAATTTTCAGTCTACCGCGCTGTATTAACTGTAAAAGCTCGTCTCGAGAAATCATTTGTTCAGTAAGAAAGTCTGACATTCGCTCCTGCAACGGTAGCTCGCAATAAACAATATCGTACAACAATAGATGATTTCTAAGGTTGGCATTTTGAAAGAGACTGTCCTAAATTCTGTGTAATTGCCTAAACTAAGCCTTAAAGGCTAAGGATAGGCAATATGAATAAGAAAGAACTTGAAGCTTTCGCTAAGGAAGCTGCTAAAGGAATTAAAACTCCTGAAGACTTAACTGAGTTCAGCCAAATGCTGAAGAAAATAACGGTTGAGGCTGCTCTCAATGCAGAGATGGATGCGCACCTTGGCTACGAAAAACATAAGCCCTCTAAGTCTAATAATTACCGCAATGGCAAGAGCAGTAAACGCGTAAAAACCGAAGATGGAGAGTTTGAACTTGATACTCCTCGGGATCGCCTTGGCTCGTTTGAACCTAAACTGGTCAAAAAACACCAATCACGATTTACCTCTATGGATGACAAAATCTTGTGGCTCTATGCCCAAGGAATGAGTACTCGCGATATCGTCAATGCTTTCGATGAATGGTATGGCGCAGATATATCACCTAGCCTCGTATCACGAGTGACAAATGCGGTAATAGAAGAAATAGTTGAGTGGCAATCTAGGCCACTTGACGCCATTTATCCCATCGTTTATCTCGATTGTATTGTGGTCAAGATCCGCCAAGACAAACGTATTATCAATAAGTCGGTCTTCCTCGCTCTAGGTATTAACACTGATGGTCAGAAAGAACTCATGGGCATGTGGATAGCAGAAAACGAGGGCGCTAAATTTTGGTTGAGTGTTTTAACTGAGCTCAATCAACGTGGTGTTGAAGACATTCTTATTGCTTGTGTGGATGGATTAAAGGGGTTTCCCGATGCCATCAACACGGTTTTCCCCCAAACGCATATTCAGCTGTGTATCGTCCATATGGTACGAAACTCATTAAAGTATGTGTCATGGAAAGATTATAAGGCCGTCACAGCTGACCTAAAGCGTGTGTATCGCTCAGCTACAGAAGATGAGGCTTTACTTGAGCTAGAGCGCTTTGGCGAAGCCTGGGATAGTCAATATCCACAAATCTCCAAGTCCTGGCGCAATCATTGGCAGAACCTCAACACGCTGTTCAACTACCCTGAAGATATTCGTAGAGCTATCTACACAACTAATGCTATTGAATCTCTCAACAGCGTGATACGTAAAGCACTAAAAAAACGAAAGATCTTCCCAAACGATGAGGCTGCAACAAAAATGGTATACCTAGCGATCAAAGACGCCAGCAAGAAATGGACGATGCCCATTCAAAACTGGCGTCAGGCTATGAGTCGGTTTATTATCGAGTTCGAGGAACGTCTCGAAAAGCACATTAACTAAATGGCAATTACACAGAATCTGTTACAGCCTCTTTTGAAACAATGAAAAGTTAACTAAGCAACTTGTTTTATTACTATCGTAAAAATACAAATCGTCTTTCTTAAAACTCCCATCATAGAATGCTTCAACATTTTTAAACCATAGATTTTCATCTCTTTCTAGAAAATCACAGTTCAAATGAGCTTGTGAGCGAGATGAGGTAATAGAAAAAACCTCATTTTCTGGAGTGATTTCTAGAGGGGCATTCCCTCCACCTACAACAAGAAACTTAAATGGATACCCCAATTTTTCTAAATGAGCTTCAAGCTCATTTATTTTCTCAGAAGACGCATTACCTTTTAGTGTAATCGTAGTTGTTTGTTCATTGTGATCGGTATCGATTCCCGTAACGACATAGCTTTTACTCAAACAAGATATATGATTATATATGTCGAAACGTGTTAAAGGAAAACCCTCAAAATTACTTGGAATTTGGCTATCCGATATTTGTTTTAGCTCATATTCAAACTGCTGAGGAACTAATTGTTCAAGAAGCACAGGAGCTGTTATATAACGAATTGACTGATCAAACTCTTTAGACAGCTCTTCAAAGTTGTCTACTTCATCAGTTAAAACGATGGAATAACGGTATGTATCCACTTTAAATATTCGCGTATTGATATTTGGATACTTTGCGCGAAAATGTAAATCGATTCTTCGACACCAGCTATCATGTTGTACTAACACGTAAATCTCCCATATGTTTCCATCGACACCTAACATTCTTAATAACAGGTCCGCTCGTTTTGCCGCTTGCCTAGCTTGCATTAAAGCTACCATAACCCATTGAAATATAATGTATATACTTCACATTTCGCATTCTTTTTTTACATAAAAACGAGCGTGCGTGTTATCACTTTTTAACAATGCGCGTTATCTTAGGAAGATAAACACTAATCCTATGATTAACAATCACTTATTAAATCTTGTGTCGGCAAAGCGAGACTGGGCTCTTGGCAAAACAAGCTATTTTCATACTCAACCCGAGTTCAATCCCAATAAACTGTATAAATTCACAAGAGTTGAATTCTAGATCGCCGAGCAAACTTGGTCATATAGTTGGATGGTTTGGCATAAGGAAAAGTAAGTCAAATGCCAAGTAGAATGTTGTGCAGAAAAACTAACTTAAAACATAAAGGGCAAAGATAAGTTAGCGCTAGTCGCCCCAACACGTCTCTGAATAAAAGTGAGTGTAGTGGTCAACAAATACCGGACACTATTTTAAGCCGATTTTCGGCAGTAACCGGCGAAACCCCATCATTTGCTTGATGTGGCCGCTGTCGATTGTAATAGTTCATCAGGTAATAGCTGATGTCTTTTTGGGCTTGGTTTTGGTTCATGTAACCAGTTGCCGGAATCCATTCTGTTTTCAGGCTTCTAAATAACCTTTCCATCGGCGCATTGTCCCAACAGTTTCCACGTCGGCTCATGCTTTGAGTCATTCGATATCGCCAGAGTCTTTGACGGAACTTGCGACTCCCGTATTGAACCCCTTGATCTGAGTGGAACATAACACCATCTGGTCGCCCTCGCTGTTCCCAAGCCATATCTAAAGCTTTAGTTGTTAAAGCTGAATCGGGTTTGTTGGATAGAGCCCAGCCGACAACTCGACGGCTATAAAGGTCTAGAACTACTGCCAAATATGCCCATCTTGAGCCTGACCAAATATAAGTAATATCACCACACCAAACTTGATTTGGAATGGTTACCGAGAATTCTCTTTTCAACAAATTCGGGATGTCTGGACGTTCTGTTTTAGCCGATTTATATCGATGGGAGCCGGGTTGTTTACTTGCTAAACAGGCCTCATGCATTAACTTCCGTACTTTAAATCGGCCAATTTTGATGCCTTCTGAGCGCAGCATAGACACAATCGTGCGACTTCCAGCAGAGCCACGACTAATGTTAAAAAGCTCTCTTATCCTGCTAGCAAGCCGAACACGATTAGCATCGGGTTTACGCTGTTTAAACTCGTAATAGCAAGATGTAGCTACATCAAAAAGCTCACATAACAACTTGACTGATTCATGCTCCCTTAAGTGATCAATCAACGAGAGCGTTCGAGCTCGTCCGACATTAAGAGAGCTGTGGCCTTTTTTAATATCGACTTTTCCCTCTCAAGTCGATTAATCCGGGCTTCTAACTCTTGGATTTTTATCTGCTCAGAAGTAAGCGCTTTGGCCGATGGGGTAATACCACCTCGCTCGATCTTAAGCTGTTCGATCCAGCGCCGTAAAACTGTTTCACCAACATCCATTGAGCGCGCCGCTTCGGGAACTGAGTAACCCTGATCAAGAACTAGGCATGCTGCATCCATTTTGAACTCAGAAGAAAATGTACGTCGTTGTCGTTTTGTCATTGAACACCTCATTAATTGTGGTGACTTTACCACCTAATTGGGTGTCCGGGATCATTAAACCACTACAGAGTTTGCTAACATCCTCTATCTGTAGTTAAAAAGAACAAACTTAAAAACTTACAGAGGACTAAAAAGGAACTCCTACGAGTTCCTTTTGGTATGAGCACCACCAAAGCACAATGCCTTGCACTTCATGGTCTTTCTTATATCTGTTAAACCAAGCTAATTATTGGTTTTTATTGATACTCAGTTGAGTTCCTGATTTGCAACGGAAAGTATAGTATCGGCGGCTTTCATTGAACTTTGACAGCCCTTCACCGGAACAATAATCCACGTTAATGTCGCGCATTATTTCTAATGTTTGCTGGTTATTTAAAGCAAACTTGGAGCCATCGGCGCAGATGATGCGCACTTTACCATCATCGCTGACAGAGTAGAGTGAAACTTCGGTGTTACATAATTCAAATGAAGCATCTAAATAATTGTCTTCTTGTGTGTTTTTATCGGCACAACCCCAAACAAACAGAGCTAACACGGCGCATACTATGAGTCGCATGAAACGACCTCCCTTATAAAATTAAGCATTCCTTTA is a genomic window of Vibrio neonatus containing:
- a CDS encoding IS3 family transposase (programmed frameshift), with translation MTKRQRRTFSSEFKMDAACLVLDQGYSVPEAARSMDVGETVLRRWIEQLKIERGGITPSAKALTSEQIKIQELEARINRLEREKSIFKKGHSSLNVGRARTLSLIDHLREHESVKLLCELFDVATSCYYEFKQRKPDANRVRLASRIRELFNISRGSAGSRTIVSMLRSEGIKIGRFKVRKLMHEACLASKQPGSHRYKSAKTERPDIPNLLKREFSVTIPNQVWCGDITYIWSGSRWAYLAVVLDLYSRRVVGWALSNKPDSALTTKALDMAWEQRGRPDGVMFHSDQGVQYGSRKFRQRLWRYRMTQSMSRRGNCWDNAPMERLFRSLKTEWIPATGYMNQNQAQKDISYYLMNYYNRQRPHQANDGVSPVTAENRLKIVSGIC
- a CDS encoding IS256 family transposase — encoded protein: MNKKELEAFAKEAAKGIKTPEDLTEFSQMLKKITVEAALNAEMDAHLGYEKHKPSKSNNYRNGKSSKRVKTEDGEFELDTPRDRLGSFEPKLVKKHQSRFTSMDDKILWLYAQGMSTRDIVNAFDEWYGADISPSLVSRVTNAVIEEIVEWQSRPLDAIYPIVYLDCIVVKIRQDKRIINKSVFLALGINTDGQKELMGMWIAENEGAKFWLSVLTELNQRGVEDILIACVDGLKGFPDAINTVFPQTHIQLCIVHMVRNSLKYVSWKDYKAVTADLKRVYRSATEDEALLELERFGEAWDSQYPQISKSWRNHWQNLNTLFNYPEDIRRAIYTTNAIESLNSVIRKALKKRKIFPNDEAATKMVYLAIKDASKKWTMPIQNWRQAMSRFIIEFEERLEKHIN
- a CDS encoding M48 metallopeptidase family protein; protein product: MNPLLRYVQGYPEHIVTPVSQLIESGNLKKWFEQRYPTQHSIKHEKALFEYTMQIKNRFLKKTAPLSKVIYDNKIHLINNALGLHSYVQRVQGSKVKSKNEIRIASVFKNAPEPLLRMLIVHELAHLKEKEHNKAFYALCCHMEPNYHQLELDARLFMIYLES